One Theropithecus gelada isolate Dixy chromosome 18, Tgel_1.0, whole genome shotgun sequence DNA segment encodes these proteins:
- the C18H18orf65 gene encoding LOW QUALITY PROTEIN: putative uncharacterized protein C18orf65 homolog (The sequence of the model RefSeq protein was modified relative to this genomic sequence to represent the inferred CDS: inserted 1 base in 1 codon), translating to MRVPPAGTWALRPSWTEMGTPLRGSQAPGHIVLLLLVITPQWRWIPSKTPNVAPRSSQRCNPGGYLRGGVSLCASHSRPAALPNLGRLQKKLLQTRCKGRRLCPNAGAQXAGPFCMCDVLGRGCRGRGASGRKTGRTSAMKDPRVLKCKLRVTDDLH from the exons ATGCGGGTCCCGCCGGCGGGCACCTGGGCATTGCGCCCCAGCTGGACTGAAATGGGGACACCCCTTCGGGGGTCCCAG gctcctggCCATATTGTTCTCCTTCTCCTCGTGATAACTCCGCAGTGGAGGTGGATTCCGTCCAAGACGCCCAACGTGGCTCCGCGCAGCAGTCAGCGCTGCAATCCTGGCGGTTACCTCCGCGGCGGCGTCTCCCTTTGCGCCTCACACTCGCGGCCCGCGGCCCTCCCCAACTTAGGGCGTTTACAAAAGAAACTACTCCAGACGCGCTGCAAAGGGAGGCGCTTGTGCCCGAATGCTGGAGCTC CCGCGGGGCCATTCTGCATGTGTGATGTTTTGGGGCGGGGGTGTCGGGGTCGGGGGGCGTCAGGCAGAAAGACAGGGAGAACCTCTGCGATGAAGGATCCGCGAGTCCTAAAATGTAAGCTCCGTGTGACTGACGATCTGCACTGA